TTTCGTTTTGTTTCTTTTTAGTCATCCAGGGGATAAATCCTAGGCGGCTTTGTACTAATAGCAATCCAATTGAATGATGTAGTTATCTAGCTTCGAACTAATAGCAATTATCTTGCTTGGGTTGGTATTTGATTTCACttaaaattattgaatttattactaATTCGAACATGAACATGGTCGGTAAAATTATTTTTGTGTTCTAGCATATAAAAATTCCAGCTTCTATCTTCTTTAAGGATCCATCGTCGGTGGGCTATATAGGCTATGGAAAGGAgaaaaacaatttaaaatttttgttatccatcttaaataaaattgatattcatgttgagaaattattcatgGCAATCTGAGAACTTAAGCTTTCTTTTACCGGGTTGATTTAAATTAAATCGAAATTATGTtgcaattaattaaaattataattatattttttaaaaaattaattattatattcgatcaaattaaaatgaattagagttcagatcaaattaaaatgaattagagttcaaatcaaattaaaattagaactGATGAGACCTTACAGAATGCAGACTTACAGTTGTAATTTTGATCCCTTGAATCAAAAAGCCAATTGGACCGATTTCGCTTTTGTCTCGTTAGAAAAATATATTCAACAGTCGCACTCATCGGCGTCGTTTTTCTATTTTCACCGTGGGGCGCTTATAGCCGAACCACAGCTCTCCTGACTCTCTGTTTCGCTGCATTGAGTGCTTTATCAGACGTATTTTGGCGACATGGCATCCTCAGTGCCGCCGGGCTCAGCCAATACCACAGCCGCCCAAAGCTCTAGAAAGTCGTTAGGGTTTATAGCAAACGCAATGAAGCGCAAAGACAGTTTCATCCAGTTCTTCGCAATGACAGGGATACTGCTTTTGAGTATCAGATCCTTAGGTCAAAAGTACCGTCTCCATGACCTTCAGGAAGACACTTCAGCTCTTAAGCAAGAGCAGCAAACCCTAACCGATCGATTGAATAACATCAAGCGTGGCCTACTCCACGAAGCCTCTCTCGACCCTACCGGCCTCTTCGCATCTCGCCTTCGCGTTCTATTCGGCGAGGAAGATTGAAATGAAAGCTGGTGTTAATTTTCCATGTGAGTTCTTTTCTACCTCTTTCTATGATTTGACAAAAAAAATATCATGTCTATGAGGCAAAAAAAATATCGCTTTGTTAAATGATTTTGAATAATTCATACTTTTAGTATGTCTTACAAGTGCTTATAATGCTGTTTTCTGCTTATTTTCTGTTAGTGTGGACGAAAATGAATCAATATCAATTGAGATTATTGTTTCAGCTACTCATATATTGTTGTATCACAGTATCTCTTTAGGGTTTCTCCTTGAATTTTGTGAGGCAAGATTGTGGATTTTGGCTATGTGCTTTCTATTTAAGTGATTGTTTTCTGATTTTAGGTTTGGGACATACGTGATTCTCTTGAAATGCTTGGCAAGTTAGGTAGCACATTAATTATGATATGCATATCATGCTGACAGAATTAATGAGGTAGTCTTTGTCTGAGTGCATGATTTCTGACACTAGAAAATCTTGCAATTCCAATGTCCTGATAGGTTTCAATCGTAGTCTTTTGAATTGAGGATTTAATTCTGATGGTTTACTGGTTTTAGCGTTGCTGACTTAAAATTGTTAGCACTAGATTGTATTTTATCTCAGATGTTAGATGTGTTTTTGTGTTGATAAAGGGATTATTCGGCTGCATTGCAAAGGGAAGGAAATTTTCGATTGTGGGCCTAGATTGCTAATGTGAGTGGTGTCTCCTAGcagttctctctctttctccatcATTATCATCTAATCTTTTTGGTATGTTCAAATTATTGTAAAATAAAGGCCTTCTGAAAAGGTGGGATTTCATTTTGAGGAGATTGTGAGTGGAGAAACAATTGGTGTTTTGTCTTCATATATTGAGCAGGTTGTTGGCTGACAGTAGTGGACCTTCTATTGTGCTACCCTTGGTTATTTTGACTCATCAATTACCCTAAAGTATAGCCGTCGGATAGCGATGTTTGGATGTCGGCATGCTCTGACTCTTTAAATTAGTTGAAAGTATAAATTTGGAAATAAACAAGTCCAACAGCTGGACACATTCCTAAATCTTTGGATGTGCATGACGTCCAGGTAACATTATTAACAGTGCTCATTATCAATCCTTTGGTAAACAAATTATGTGTCTGCTGTCTGGTTAGCCTTTGCATTTGGCAAGTCAATGCTGGTTTCCATGATCCTTAAATTGTATCTCACCATACACGTTGTCTCAGCAATTGGGAGACTATCATTTACACGAATTTCTCACTGAGATTAATGGATGTTTTCATTGATAAGTATGCTTTTGTGTAAGTTTAACTTGTTTTCACCAGCTTGGAATTAGCAGCTTTTTTTTTTGCCAGTTTGATTAAGGGAGTTCATAATTGTCTTTATTTCATCACTAGGTAGATGTGAGTTATATTTTGTTATTTGATGTTAATACTTGCTATTGACAAAGGTGATTGTATTCATGAATATCTTAGAAGTTGACATCATGTATCATCAACTTGGCTAAAACTCTGtagattaaaatttcaaaataatgaATGAGAACCTAATGACGCCCCACTTATCCAAACTGCCTTGCCTGTCTTCCTTACAGCCCAAGAACAAACTCATGAAGTgttgaaaaagaaataaaagcCTGGTAATTACCGTTATAGTGGGATCATTGCTTGTCAGTTACATCTATTCAGAACAATTGAGTAATGAAATTCCCACTTTAGTTTCTGAGTCAAAGAGCCTTTTTAAATGTTATAGGCTTTCTATTGTGTAATTGTTTGATATAGTTATTTTAGAATGGAAAAAATGATTCTAATTGATGGGGAATGTCAATCACTCTAGGCATTGCTCCTAGGCTGAGGAGGGTGGTTGCAGATGAGAGGTAGATGACAAGGAATAGCATCATTTTGTTGTTGCAGTAAATAACCAAAATAGGaaattcaatttgatttggttGGTGTTCCTGGACTttcctattttaattttaaattctgGTCTATCTTAATGTTTTCATGGACTCTATCGCAATTGACATGTGTTGGTTGATCATTATAGGTGCAAGTAACACATTTTTTAAGGTTTGATTTTTACGTGTGGCCGGAAAAGCTTTGGTTGAATAGAAAGACACTCACTTCAGTGGATGTAAATAGCGGAAAACACTTATAGCGTAAAACACTTTGATGTATAAGAAGCATGTATGGCTGGCTTTCTGGAATGGAAATGTACTGTTTGCTAACTTGTGTCGACTTATTCGGTTATGCGCTACTGTGATTCTGTGAAATGGGAATGCTGTTAGTCTGTTACGAAGTATTGCCAGGAAATTGTGTCTGTGTAAACATTACCTTCACTTTTCCTTTGTCCATAGGTTCAGCATGACTGGCCCGCAAATTGTGGTTGAATTGTCCTATTAGCTCGTGGAGTTTCCTAACGAAACCAAAACGCCCATAATTAAATTTCTTGGCTTCTGGCTGCATTCTGAAGTATGATTCTAAAACGCGTAAAGAAAGTAATATTTTATAAGTGGGGACTATTGGAGTTGGTGGGTTATGCGTGATTTGACTCCTGAATTTGGTAAATTTAAAATTAGGAACCAAATTAATCGTGGAACGTGGATTGCAATCATGGCATGTGCTTTGGAAACCTTTATGAGTGCATTTGCGTGGAAAGCCTTCACAGCATTTGTGGTGCTTTTGGGATTTCCTGGCAGTTTATCCTGTCTGGAAGATGTTGGTTTATATCTATTGTCAAAGTGGTTTTTTTTAATGGGTTCTCGTCTTTGCGTGTCCCATGCAATTTCAATCCGAACAAGTACGTTGATCCATTTCGTTTTCAACGCGACCAGCAGCCCTGCCTGGTAGTAGTTGGTGCCACCTAGGCCATTCTGCTTTGTGGAGTGCCCGAATAAGATCGAAGACATCAAAGGCTGAGCCGCAGCTGTCGTTTGGCGTACGGTTAAAGGATAATGATAAGGTCTCATCTTAAAAAGAGGATAATGACACATTATGGGTTGCTTCCAGTTCATCGCAGTCGAAATTACCAATGGAAAGGGCCTCCTGTGGTGGGTACCAATGGATCGCTCTCTCAAAACTCGTCTCACCAGAGGCATAGTTTCATCATTTGGTTTGCACCTCTATACTATTGAAGTAACTAAGAGAGTCAAAGTTGAAAAATCTGATCTTTGCAACTAGCGGGTCCTTAAATATGAAATGAAAAGCGAAAAGGAAAAAAGAATATAGATGAAAAGCAACCTTCTCAAAGAAGCATCAGCCATCAAGCATGCCACGAATTGCCTACTCATTTTCTTGCTTCTCCTCAAAAATGAATTTACTCTTAACTCTTCATTATATtcctatttatatataaaaaaataattcaatagttcttaaattaattaattaattaattattatcacatttatatgtaattaatatatttattattttaattatatatttattttatatgagaATAAATTCATAGTATTAGTGCCTTGGCCTTTTGCATATGCATTTCAAGTTTGTGGCATCCCAAAAAGAGCTGAAGAACCCGCCAATTCCTGTTTCCGTGTTCTATTTGAGGatggaaaaattaaaaatagtaaGCAAAATATGCTTGAATTGCTTGAAGAGAAGAGGATAACAAATGTGACAATATATTGTCACATTGAACAAAATAACCGTGTTGACTGTTTGTCATTACCCAGAACACAGCCATTCATGTACATTTCATTTATATTATTGTTCTGTGTCTCTTTAATCTTCTACAATTGATATAATTCAAATTACTCATGCTGGCTTGCCAGAGAAGACAGAACCTAGTTTCTTAGATCCACGCACCTAATTCGCATCTAattgtagctgttgttataaaaattaagttctcaagttcatgggaaaaataaaataaaataaaatttcaaatcagaaaattaaaaaaaaaaaagtgacacTCTAGAGACACGCCACATTACATTCAAGGCCGAACCAAAATCACTAGAACTGAGTTAAAAATTGCAATGACTCAAATTATAGGCTGAACCGACATTAATACTTTGATCGGTATAAGCTCTCAAAGCCTGTAGTAAGTATAACTATTTAAAATCAAAACTTAAGGCACATTACTGTAGTTGAATGCAAAAAAGACAAACAATCAGAGTCCGGTTATAAATTGGACTATCAAACGAGAAGTTTTTAACTCACCCGATCTATcatcacaatatatatatatatatatcaatttgagGAGTTTGAGGAACTCAGCTCATCCTCACATCATCAACATAACACAAGtcaaataaaatatgtataatacATGCAGAAtcctatatttttaattaatactatGAAATACTGATATTGTTGCTAAAAAACCTGTGAAAAAGGAAATAAGTTAATCACAAGAAGGAGATCATCCTGTAACCTAAAAAAATAtgatgaataggagtgagcattcgattcATAGAGTatgatattgtaacaccctcccggtaaccactccgtacattctactgttccggtgaccggtgtcggtccggacagctagaacgtccgaaaaaataattaaactaaagtcagggaccataattaactcaaatattaataagaaaaatttagtaaaaattttagaaataaaatacaaccaagtcaaacgagccggtgcccaagagatgggtaaccggagggaagttgcggttttcgcaactaggagccctagacccgggagaaaaattataaaataatttttgggactccagagaagggttattgaggttcccatggcattagaatgccaagaaaatacctagaaaaatttttcaatcagtacagacgattttgacccgttaagccaaatggagggcattttggtcatttcgccttccgaggtgatttttagccgacttgtccagttgagtaaataattaatataacataaaatatgaataaacattactagaaatgaaatttgaaatgagtagtgaaagaaaagaaaagaaaatgcaaaataatgcaaaaatgacatcatttaaaaattttgaccaatcacaaattaagccatcaattgactaacaaataaaagacataaataaagactaaaggaattaaaaaaaaaaaaaaaaaacgtgagcagctccttcttccccaaaaccagccgcaccatagccaagggaGAACCCCATTTCTTCtcttcattcaagcttaagaAACTCTCAAgctttacctcaaaaccctaagtcactttcattaaaattcatcctagcaccttgcatgagcttttggcagccaataagaagaaggaaattgaagttttgagtgcggaaaaattctgccacttgaggttagtgcatatatacatttaaaacttttaatttctatgttaaggacttgaaaccaacaagtatttgtgaatgaaatgaaccaaactcatgtgtatgtccaatatagaattcgacagccctattgaaggtataggaataagtgttttgttggtcttaaagtggactaaaaatgatgttgaggatatatatatatatatatatatatatatatatatatatatatatatatatatatatatatatatatataggtgatgaattggtatgctaactaaggcaccttgtataaattataatgtgaagctagggttttggggagtaaaaattagcttggcttatgaaattgtttaagtacatcctaatggtcaattagtgaccatttgaaggaatttgaccttaattgggactggaataaagcatggcaaagggaaggtgtgtgctgcctagagggtgcagaatggtgactgaaaattcagtccaattacacagccataactttggctgtgttagtccaattggtgtttggccaattggacatgaaactaggtttataatggcacatttttgctgaagaaaccatgcccaaaagaccaaagcaagaggaccaaaacttggccccaatccggaaccctgaaactgattctgcagaattgaccaactgttcatttggccataactcactgtagatttggtcaattgacctgaaatttttacagcaacaagttaagacatagacaaacaactttcatgaaggaacctaccctaaattatggccagaacccatccaaccaagtgactctagttactgttcctgttactgtagatatggtcatttctgcagaatgcacatccggccagcttgggtttttagaccatatctagagctataaaactccaaatggagtgattcaaaaaaggaaattcaactagacaaaataaggaacaactttcatgttttacatttcttcaaattcctacagtaacagtgtccaatggaacagtgaagttgactcaccaaaactgaaaattctgcttgtgttgagttacactttggaatggtattaacacttaatgccaacaagttttaaacaccaaatgtggtatgttgggagtgccaaagtcaatgtacacatttttattctaaaagtcaacatttttgttgaccaatgatgaatagtgacaccaaaaatttgaaattcacaaattgaagaatttaaaagtttcaaatgccctaatatacctaacaagattggtttggatagtttggcatgccaatagggttcgattagcgatcgcatatggcaaaaatgccattctgatttcatggcttttagccattcgactttgcattgagacttggccttgtgctcgatattatttacaCTTGGTAGTCGCTGCTGCACaccggtgatgcatatgcgacgatggtgtgacgccgaggtactagatacccaaagcgccatttaccgttatccatccgactgcctagtgtaggttacttgggcaactaaatgaatgaaaatgagcaatgtagaagaaataaatgaatggatatacaaatacatgacaaacaaaacatgtacatgcaatacatatttatatctgttatttcttgttattttattactgcaccactaagcattattgcttagcgcgttgcttttgccacgcgtaggtactggagatcctgatcgtgagcccagtagaccacagactgggtgagtccatccggcgatTCAAGATCGTGTccagtgtcacctcactacctgcagtgcatcggtagggcattaggtgtcattttgtcattttgtaattaaatttttattttctcatatgtatttgggattatgtaatgtattttgaggttcatgtaaataataaagatttatggtcatgtatggtattaatttgagtattaaatggttgtttatatatgagaaccctgagaaagggatgttctgagaaatgaaaaggctattgagaactgaaattgagaaatattgttgagttttgatattgagactttgttgatgaattgaagttggaattgtttgaaaaattatttggaagtatttttcacaggttccgaggaacggttttctccatttttagccggtactccgccggattttctttaaaattttcggaaccttaaatgaataatacttttgataaatgggttAAATAaactatatttaataaattatatgtaaaagcattgtataaattaattgaggaatattagagtgtgccggtacaccgtgtggcattacttactcgggtatactgtacacgggtaaggggtgtcacagatattgattttaaatacaatttttataactatttaAGGCTAATGCATCCCTAAAGATGAAATGCATTATATATCAACaaatttaactaaattcaaacaatattcgcacaaaaaaataatttaaagcaTTCACATACTCGTGTGtcacatcaatcaaatatatatatatatgggggcTGATcttctatacaactctcttaatttcAATCTCTGTAAGCGAGATCAACTTAATGCTGTACTCATCTTGACTTATCATAAAAAGGATCGGGCCCCAAGCGACACTAGCTCAAGCCGATCTGCCTGTTCTACCCATATTCAGTACCACACCTCAAGCACGCCGACACGTGCACATGACTTcaaattaccctaaggcgacACTCAcatcaattttatcaaataataatgcaacacaaagtgtgcctataatagctatatacatataattataaatgaatgcatgaacatgccttgtatgtataataatattgaaattataaataaaattaatatttattcacaaaTTAACTAACActgatcatttaaataattatattataaaattttcaatactaatTTTAAAACATGATTTTAAAGAGACAAAAGACgttttaatttatgtaaaaaatttgataaaattttatctGTATATGGGACCTATCCAACCTGTAAGACAACTCAAACAACACTTATATTGTATTTTCTGAGCCCGTTAAATCAGTCAAAAATTATATAactatacataaaataattatttaaaaaaatgagaTATTACAAAAATCCTCTACAACTAAACTATATAGAATTAAATCTATAAGATTGGTTTCAATTTAACTTAAAGAAAAAAACTAaaactattaattataatttaaaagtaGAATGAAACTAACCTGCAACCGCGTCTTGCTTACTTAAGAcctaattttagaaaccaaaatcGTTGGATTTCTAATAGAGAGTCATTTCTTGAGACATATTCCCGCGTTGGTGTTGCGAAGGTTTCTCACATAAAAACATAACAATAGAAAAGGAATTACTAATCCTCATCACATGCATACGCAGTGCGATGCATCAAAACAAAACCTCTACCCCATGTGGGAGACAATTACACGCGAAATACAGTTCAATTTGTAAGCTTATATATTGCGCGGACCGACCACCGACTCTCCATTcccatttttctatttttcttttcttctcaaaTCTCCgtatctttattattattattattatttattactgTTTTCAGAGCTGTAAGCCGAGTTCACAGTTACAGTCGAAATCAATACGCTCTACAGTGTAGACACTTTCACACGTATACTCTGTACCTCACTTAAATATTGAGCCATCCCTAATCATTCACTTGCTTCTTCTCCCATCCTTACACTTCACACTTCTCTTCTTTAAAGTCATTATCTGCCCCTTTCTCTCTGCCTTTCATTTTTGCTACGCGGGAATATTGAGAGGCCAAAAGGCCGGTTTCTATTGGTAATTTTTGATTTTGCTATAGAACAAAAATGCCGCTAGGGTTAGCGGGAAAAAGTGCTGTTTGCACCTTGTTATGTGTCGCCGTCTCTCTTTTCGCCGTTGTTGGAGCTGATGATCCATACAGATTCTTCAACTGGAATGTTACTTATGGAGACATATACCCACTCGGCGTTCGTCAACGGGTGTGTCCAAATCCCAATTTCCTTTCATTAATTTCTTCTGATCTGGGTTATATGGATCTTTTCTTACTGATCATATACATTTGTTTTCACAGGGTATACTTATCAATGGACAATTTCCAGGCCCTGATATTCACTCAGTTACAAATGACAATCTTATTATCAATGTGTTCAACAGCTTAGATGAGCCTTTTCTTATCTCCTGGTAACATCTctatcactttctttctttttcttccccGTGAACCTCCCTTTCCCTATCTAGAAAGAACAACAGAAAATGCGCAATGATTTGCGCGCCCTTCGTCCAAAGGACAAATCTACCCTGCTTAATTAACAGAATGCCTGATTGCTATTGCTAAGGAGTGGTCTGCTTCAcattatcttttctttttctcttttttagtT
This is a stretch of genomic DNA from Hevea brasiliensis isolate MT/VB/25A 57/8 chromosome 12, ASM3005281v1, whole genome shotgun sequence. It encodes these proteins:
- the LOC110636118 gene encoding uncharacterized protein LOC110636118; this encodes MASSVPPGSANTTAAQSSRKSLGFIANAMKRKDSFIQFFAMTGILLLSIRSLGQKYRLHDLQEDTSALKQEQQTLTDRLNNIKRGLLHEASLDPTGLFASRLRVLFGEED